A single genomic interval of Chitinophaga sp. 180180018-3 harbors:
- a CDS encoding AraC family transcriptional regulator, with product MNSKILREITPLTQSDCFTLFTREKRTFDFPLHYHDEFELNFIQHAKGAKRIIGDHIEEIGELELVLVGPNLQHGWFTHKHNGELIREITIQFHRDLFDEKFLQRNQLNYIRNMFEKSLRGILFSAETTQQIMPRLVRLPQQRGFDSVLELMSILHGLSTSGDIRLLSDTTSGHTTTFSYSSRRVEKIMAYLNANFDKNITLGEAARLASMTDVAFSRFFKARIGKTFVDTLIEIRLGHASRWLIETSQSINEIAYKCGFNNISNFNRIFKKKKNCTPKEFRQAYTSAGTRAFI from the coding sequence ATGAACAGTAAAATTTTACGGGAGATCACCCCGCTTACACAGAGTGATTGTTTTACCCTGTTTACCCGCGAAAAGAGAACATTTGATTTTCCCTTGCATTATCACGACGAATTCGAACTGAATTTTATTCAGCATGCCAAAGGAGCAAAGCGCATCATTGGCGATCATATCGAAGAAATAGGCGAGCTGGAACTGGTGCTGGTAGGTCCAAACCTGCAGCACGGCTGGTTTACACACAAACATAATGGTGAGCTCATCAGAGAAATTACTATTCAGTTTCATCGCGACCTGTTTGATGAAAAATTTCTGCAGCGCAATCAATTGAACTACATCAGAAATATGTTTGAAAAATCGCTGCGTGGCATTCTGTTTTCAGCAGAAACCACACAACAGATTATGCCACGCCTGGTCAGGCTTCCACAACAGCGAGGGTTTGATTCAGTGCTGGAACTGATGTCGATCCTTCACGGCCTGTCTACCAGTGGGGATATACGCCTCCTGTCTGATACCACATCCGGGCATACAACCACTTTCTCTTACAGCAGCCGTCGTGTAGAAAAGATTATGGCTTATCTCAATGCCAATTTCGACAAAAACATTACCCTCGGTGAAGCCGCCAGGCTCGCATCTATGACAGACGTGGCATTCAGCCGGTTCTTTAAGGCACGGATCGGGAAAACGTTCGTAGATACACTCATAGAAATCAGATTGGGGCATGCCTCACGATGGCTGATAGAAACTTCACAAAGTATTAATGAGATCGCTTATAAGTGTGGGTTTAACAATATTTCCAACTTCAACCGCATTTTCAAAAAGAAAAAAAATTGTACCCCAAAAGAATTCCGGCAGGCTTATACATCGGCAGGAACACGGGCTTTTATATAA
- a CDS encoding helix-turn-helix transcriptional regulator, which produces MIEHIAFSSEKSGLNEKLQALKAIDKELPVVVIVMDIEKNFVEYMSARGCRELGMSLDEIREMGPRYYDTFFNPHDVADYVPKVTAMLGAPEELNMSVTFFQQVKMAATGDWAWHLGSTRVFMRDAKGVPTHVITCATPVDPLHHVTSKVNRLLEENNFLRRNQHIFASLTTREREILRMLALGFSAAEIAVKTGISEKTAVTHRRNIKAKIGAQSGYDLTSFAQAFDLI; this is translated from the coding sequence ATGATTGAGCACATAGCATTTAGTAGTGAAAAATCCGGCCTGAACGAGAAGCTGCAAGCATTGAAGGCGATAGACAAGGAGCTGCCGGTTGTGGTGATCGTGATGGATATCGAGAAGAATTTCGTGGAGTATATGTCAGCCAGAGGATGCCGGGAGCTGGGCATGAGCCTGGACGAGATCCGGGAGATGGGGCCCCGGTATTATGATACTTTTTTCAATCCGCACGATGTTGCCGACTATGTACCTAAAGTAACCGCCATGTTGGGGGCTCCCGAGGAGCTGAACATGTCGGTAACCTTTTTTCAGCAGGTAAAGATGGCTGCAACGGGCGACTGGGCCTGGCATCTGGGTTCAACGCGGGTGTTCATGCGGGACGCCAAAGGGGTGCCTACGCATGTTATCACCTGTGCTACACCTGTAGATCCGTTGCATCATGTAACGAGCAAGGTAAACCGGTTGCTGGAAGAGAATAATTTTTTGCGTAGAAATCAGCATATTTTCGCCTCCCTGACTACGCGGGAACGGGAAATACTCCGCATGCTTGCATTGGGATTCAGTGCGGCGGAAATAGCCGTCAAAACAGGTATCTCAGAAAAAACAGCAGTGACTCACCGCCGTAATATCAAGGCGAAGATCGGGGCACAGTCGGGTTACGACCTGACCAGTTTTGCCCAGGCTTTTGATCTTATATAG
- the tssD gene encoding type VI secretion system tube protein TssD, translated as MSFKAVLNIDGEEMNVLECRFSFSQNTDHNGKPAARPKGGTISLLIESAGETALFDWMISNTQTKNGSITFFRRDSMSRLKELKFTDAYCVEYTETFDALNEQPMKIQLTLSSRELKLNNSTYHNPWPQ; from the coding sequence ATGTCTTTTAAAGCCGTTCTTAACATTGATGGGGAGGAAATGAATGTCCTGGAGTGTAGGTTTTCATTTTCCCAAAACACAGATCACAATGGAAAACCTGCTGCCCGCCCAAAAGGTGGTACCATTAGTCTGCTTATTGAATCTGCCGGCGAAACCGCCCTGTTTGACTGGATGATCTCCAATACTCAGACAAAAAATGGCAGCATTACTTTCTTCAGACGCGACTCTATGTCGAGGTTGAAGGAGCTGAAATTTACCGATGCTTATTGCGTTGAATACACCGAAACATTTGACGCGTTGAATGAGCAACCCATGAAAATACAGCTGACATTATCGTCCCGGGAGCTGAAGTTGAACAATTCTACTTATCATAATCCCTGGCCGCAATAG
- a CDS encoding GNAT family N-acetyltransferase, with translation MPAFKFESQPALFTPRFHLRSARLEDDAAIAAMRSDPRVNEFLERPGTTTIEQARQHIEKVLAGFANMDSLYWVISPKENDQLLGIICLWNIVPALNRAEIGYELRSECWGNKIIQEVMPEVIRFGFEEMKLEKIIALSAVANIRSAKLLEGQQFVIDEALKKELEPEGEHCYSRTR, from the coding sequence ATGCCGGCCTTTAAATTTGAATCACAGCCTGCGTTATTCACGCCACGTTTTCACCTGAGATCTGCCAGGCTGGAAGATGACGCTGCCATTGCAGCGATGCGTTCAGACCCACGTGTGAACGAATTCCTCGAAAGGCCTGGCACTACCACCATTGAACAGGCCAGGCAGCATATAGAGAAGGTGCTGGCAGGTTTTGCAAATATGGACTCGCTGTATTGGGTTATCTCTCCCAAAGAAAATGATCAGCTGCTGGGTATCATTTGTTTATGGAATATCGTTCCGGCACTCAACAGGGCGGAAATCGGGTATGAATTGCGATCCGAATGCTGGGGCAATAAAATTATCCAGGAAGTAATGCCCGAAGTAATCAGATTTGGCTTTGAAGAAATGAAATTAGAAAAGATTATCGCCCTATCTGCTGTTGCCAATATAAGATCTGCCAAATTGTTGGAGGGACAACAGTTTGTGATTGATGAAGCGTTGAAAAAAGAGCTGGAACCGGAAGGCGAGCATTGTTATTCGCGAACCAGATAG
- a CDS encoding ribosomal protein L7/L12 encodes MNIPLDIENTLRELVQSNRKIEAIKLLRDATGCQLKEAKDYVDNLDAPHDQFVAAQPADRDKHLLMLLSQGKKIEAVKYYKDQTSAGLADSKNYVDHLQEYGTPPPVSPRIPAGGTAIDKILRDQYATQKKATGSLPVTVIIIIVLISIFVYFLFLR; translated from the coding sequence ATGAACATACCCCTGGATATAGAAAATACATTGCGCGAACTGGTGCAAAGCAACCGGAAGATAGAAGCGATAAAATTGCTTCGCGATGCTACCGGCTGCCAGCTCAAAGAGGCTAAGGATTATGTAGATAACCTCGATGCACCACATGATCAGTTTGTTGCTGCCCAACCGGCAGATCGCGATAAACACCTGCTTATGCTTCTCTCACAGGGGAAAAAGATAGAAGCTGTTAAATATTATAAAGATCAAACCAGCGCAGGATTAGCCGACAGCAAAAACTATGTGGATCATCTGCAGGAATATGGAACACCTCCTCCGGTTAGCCCACGGATCCCGGCAGGCGGCACCGCTATAGACAAGATACTGCGCGACCAGTATGCTACTCAGAAAAAAGCTACCGGTTCACTTCCTGTGACGGTGATCATCATCATTGTCTTAATTAGCATATTCGTCTATTTTCTTTTCCTTCGCTGA
- a CDS encoding DinB family protein, producing MTTTLKSHLWQQFGAAIDMLENAIAVYPDEEWNNAPNFCRLSHHTVFYLDYYLSDTPDQADYFPPPPFTKSEFERKATFIHYKKEDLLMFVGVGREKLRAQLSKNTDEELLTKRFTSKRKDFTLFEMLMYNMRHVQHHAAQLNLLLRQAGITPPGWVSVTKRI from the coding sequence ATGACCACCACCTTGAAATCCCATTTATGGCAACAATTCGGAGCGGCTATCGATATGCTGGAAAATGCAATAGCAGTCTATCCGGATGAAGAATGGAACAACGCACCGAATTTTTGTCGTCTCAGCCATCATACTGTTTTTTATTTGGACTATTACCTGTCCGACACACCAGATCAGGCAGACTATTTTCCGCCTCCGCCTTTTACAAAATCAGAATTCGAAAGAAAAGCAACTTTCATCCATTATAAAAAAGAAGACCTCCTAATGTTTGTGGGGGTTGGCCGGGAAAAGCTCCGTGCGCAACTGTCGAAAAACACTGACGAAGAACTGTTGACAAAGCGGTTTACCAGCAAACGTAAAGATTTCACACTCTTTGAAATGTTAATGTATAACATGCGGCATGTACAACATCATGCAGCACAGCTCAACTTATTATTACGGCAGGCCGGAATAACACCGCCGGGGTGGGTGTCTGTTACAAAGCGGATTTAA
- a CDS encoding SRPBCC domain-containing protein, whose translation MKPNLQFDFIADKQQNTLTIRREFLADRQLVWDCYTKSELLNQWFAPAPLTTKTKSMDFREGGHWHYAMVEPNGTAYWGYTAYLIIKPIDYFTSTDAFSNEAGEINKDLPSAKWRVIFTDKNENTLVETIVTYDSLSDLEKVIQMGMEQGMTATLEKLDKLLLNMKKVS comes from the coding sequence ATGAAACCTAATTTGCAGTTCGATTTCATCGCTGACAAACAACAAAATACCCTGACGATCAGGCGTGAATTTTTAGCAGACCGCCAGTTGGTTTGGGATTGCTACACCAAAAGTGAATTACTGAACCAGTGGTTTGCACCTGCTCCGCTTACTACTAAAACAAAGTCGATGGACTTCCGGGAAGGCGGTCACTGGCACTATGCAATGGTAGAGCCCAACGGTACCGCATATTGGGGATATACAGCGTATCTGATAATTAAACCAATTGATTATTTTACCTCCACAGATGCTTTTAGTAATGAAGCAGGCGAAATCAATAAAGACCTGCCTTCTGCAAAATGGCGCGTAATTTTTACAGACAAGAACGAAAACACTTTGGTAGAAACCATTGTCACTTACGATTCGCTTTCAGATCTGGAAAAAGTAATTCAGATGGGCATGGAACAAGGGATGACTGCAACTCTGGAGAAACTTGATAAGCTGTTATTGAATATGAAGAAAGTATCATAG
- a CDS encoding metalloregulator ArsR/SmtB family transcription factor: protein MRRDIFQAIADPTRRAILTLIALQAMTPNAIAEHFDTTRQAISKHLRILTECELVTQSHQGREIYYQLEIDKMKEIDKWLEQFRKIWETRFQQLDHLLSTIKKKK, encoded by the coding sequence GTGAGACGAGATATTTTTCAAGCCATTGCTGATCCAACGCGAAGGGCCATCTTAACTTTAATCGCATTGCAGGCAATGACACCCAATGCTATTGCCGAGCATTTCGACACAACCCGACAGGCAATTTCCAAACATCTGAGAATTTTAACTGAATGTGAACTGGTGACACAAAGCCACCAGGGCCGGGAAATATACTATCAACTTGAAATTGATAAAATGAAAGAGATAGATAAATGGCTGGAGCAATTCAGAAAAATCTGGGAAACCCGCTTTCAGCAACTCGATCATCTTTTATCAACAATTAAAAAGAAGAAATAA
- a CDS encoding DoxX family membrane protein has product MKNKILFVLCLLTGLMFINAGLDKFFHYMPMPKDMPEKMVKAGMAFAEIGWLLPLVGTIEILGGLLLIFKRTRALGAIVILPVLTGILLTNINMAPSGLPIVFVLIAIIAWVMVDNKEKYLPLIGK; this is encoded by the coding sequence ATGAAGAATAAAATCCTTTTCGTTTTATGCCTCCTGACTGGTCTGATGTTTATTAATGCAGGCCTGGATAAGTTCTTTCACTATATGCCAATGCCCAAGGATATGCCTGAAAAAATGGTAAAAGCAGGGATGGCATTTGCTGAAATAGGCTGGCTCCTGCCATTGGTAGGTACTATAGAAATTCTTGGCGGCTTGCTATTGATCTTTAAAAGAACCAGGGCACTTGGCGCCATCGTTATTTTACCTGTATTAACAGGCATTCTGCTTACCAATATCAACATGGCACCATCAGGTTTGCCTATTGTATTTGTATTGATTGCCATCATTGCCTGGGTAATGGTAGATAATAAAGAAAAGTACCTGCCCCTGATTGGGAAATAG
- a CDS encoding S41 family peptidase, giving the protein MKSLTYFFLVIMISLSCAGQNRQILFSPTQLKEDLSYLKYLITTVHANPYGELSQRQYDALFSSVESSLIDAASATEFLKRIKPIIAHLSDEHAQINLKPDLLNTTYSNDAVYLPFTLKKTGRSYSIDKCLGNIDRSLSGLAINSINGLLVADLVQQCALATTGFPAQRMETALRQFGYLYPWACHALTTVFTISTATGKTIRLQGVNLKNWETFLASQSGIADCEERLSYSPQGKIGYINACSFDVKSKGKYSMDSIKVKIDSIFKQISTDKVTQLVIDVSRNEGGSTAVGDYLISCIHHLPYSGYQTNWKRSDEYLKLLKSWGFDNAAYAAESPGKVLHFPSEQVVPEEVPYPFKGKTFIVIGAATFSSAMNFATLIKDNHIATLIGQTPIHGHPTSIGEMFYTNLPHTQIFVRFGVKEHIRPAGKITDNNLRPDITLTDSQMSNANTLIQQIKGVK; this is encoded by the coding sequence ATGAAATCACTTACCTATTTCTTTCTTGTTATCATGATCAGCCTTTCATGTGCTGGTCAAAATAGACAAATCCTTTTTTCACCCACGCAGCTAAAGGAAGATCTTAGTTATCTCAAATACCTGATCACAACCGTACATGCTAATCCCTATGGCGAATTGTCGCAGCGGCAGTACGATGCGCTTTTTAGCTCGGTGGAATCCTCCCTGATAGATGCTGCCAGCGCAACTGAATTTTTAAAACGGATCAAACCTATTATAGCACATTTATCAGATGAACACGCGCAAATAAACCTTAAACCGGATTTACTGAATACAACATACAGTAATGATGCCGTGTATCTTCCTTTTACACTGAAAAAAACGGGCAGGAGCTACAGCATTGACAAGTGCCTCGGAAATATAGACAGAAGCCTCAGCGGACTGGCTATCAATAGCATCAACGGGTTGCTGGTAGCCGATCTTGTTCAACAATGCGCATTGGCTACCACGGGCTTCCCTGCTCAACGAATGGAAACGGCATTAAGGCAGTTTGGTTACTTATATCCCTGGGCATGCCATGCGTTAACAACGGTATTTACAATCAGCACTGCTACAGGAAAGACAATCAGGCTACAGGGTGTAAACCTGAAAAACTGGGAAACATTTCTTGCCTCACAATCAGGCATTGCCGATTGTGAGGAGCGGCTATCTTATAGCCCCCAGGGTAAAATTGGCTATATCAATGCCTGTTCATTTGATGTTAAGTCCAAAGGAAAGTATAGCATGGATTCCATTAAAGTGAAAATAGACAGCATATTTAAACAAATCAGCACAGATAAAGTAACGCAACTTGTTATCGACGTCAGTCGCAATGAGGGCGGAAGTACCGCTGTGGGCGATTATCTGATCAGTTGTATTCATCATCTGCCGTATTCGGGCTACCAGACGAACTGGAAGCGAAGCGACGAATATTTAAAGCTGCTAAAATCCTGGGGATTTGATAATGCTGCATATGCTGCTGAGTCACCAGGCAAGGTATTACACTTCCCATCTGAGCAGGTTGTTCCCGAAGAGGTACCCTATCCGTTCAAAGGAAAAACGTTTATCGTTATAGGCGCTGCCACTTTCTCAAGTGCCATGAACTTCGCTACTTTAATCAAAGACAATCATATAGCGACGCTGATTGGTCAGACGCCCATTCACGGGCACCCCACCAGCATTGGCGAAATGTTTTATACCAACCTGCCACATACGCAGATCTTCGTTCGCTTCGGAGTTAAAGAACATATCAGACCAGCTGGTAAAATAACAGACAATAATCTACGGCCGGATATCACCTTAACAGATAGCCAAATGAGTAATGCTAATACCCTGATTCAACAGATAAAAGGAGTTAAATAA
- a CDS encoding SnoaL-like domain-containing protein yields MTVEQITNRLAEYCRKEEFSLAHKELYAADAVSIEPYATPDFEKETRGLDALNEKDKKFNSMVESRYGVTVSAPLIAGNVFCFVLTMDIKMKGKERMKMAELCVYHVKDGKVVSEEFFM; encoded by the coding sequence ATGACAGTAGAACAAATTACCAATCGCCTCGCTGAATATTGCCGCAAAGAGGAATTTAGCCTGGCACATAAGGAATTGTATGCTGCTGATGCAGTTAGCATCGAGCCTTATGCGACTCCCGATTTTGAGAAAGAAACCAGGGGACTGGATGCTTTAAACGAGAAAGACAAAAAGTTTAATTCAATGGTGGAATCCCGCTATGGTGTCACTGTTTCAGCGCCGTTAATTGCAGGTAATGTTTTTTGCTTTGTGCTCACGATGGATATTAAAATGAAGGGTAAGGAGCGTATGAAGATGGCAGAGCTTTGTGTGTATCATGTGAAGGATGGGAAGGTTGTTTCAGAGGAGTTTTTTATGTAG
- a CDS encoding Crp/Fnr family transcriptional regulator — MISTMYEALIQYINAQTTSPLTESETDIVKNIFKPRRIRKRQYFLQEGDVCKYMGFIVKGAMRQYSVDDKGGEHIVRLYLENWWAGDRESFTRLTPSNYNIDAWEDTDMLTITHAGIAEFNAVPALNELARGLDEKHSFAYLKRINAAISLSAEQRYAELAKAYPEFLQRFPQHMIASYLGITKETLSRVRTQSLKK; from the coding sequence TTGATATCAACTATGTACGAAGCGCTCATTCAATATATCAATGCTCAAACAACTAGTCCGCTTACGGAAAGCGAAACAGACATCGTAAAAAACATTTTTAAACCCCGGAGGATACGGAAGCGCCAGTATTTTTTGCAGGAAGGGGATGTGTGTAAGTACATGGGGTTTATTGTGAAGGGAGCTATGCGCCAATATAGCGTCGACGATAAAGGAGGGGAACATATTGTTCGCCTTTATCTTGAAAACTGGTGGGCTGGCGACCGTGAAAGTTTTACCAGGCTTACCCCTTCCAATTATAACATTGATGCATGGGAAGATACCGATATGCTTACCATTACCCACGCCGGCATTGCTGAGTTCAATGCTGTTCCGGCATTAAATGAATTGGCCCGCGGCCTGGATGAAAAGCACTCTTTTGCTTACCTGAAGCGGATCAATGCCGCCATCAGCCTGTCTGCGGAACAGCGTTATGCCGAACTGGCAAAAGCCTACCCGGAATTCCTCCAGCGATTTCCACAGCATATGATTGCATCTTACCTTGGAATAACTAAAGAAACCCTCAGTAGGGTACGAACTCAGTCGCTAAAAAAATGA
- a CDS encoding amidohydrolase: MKSNAIVIFLIAALHMVALNAQSVKSFAGADLIVFNAKITTQNPAQPEASALAVKRGRIYAVGNDIEILSLKDSNTKMIDADGKRLIPGLSDVHVHVLNERNYNYNVRWDGVPTLKQALEMLSEQAKRTPEGQWVKVIGGWSPYQFKENRFPTMEELKKAVPNRPFIVQYAYNQAFLNDLAMKAMGVGTPRFPMFPGTVFEKDKQGRYTGVVHGYSFTFIAMEGMVPFPSFEEQVNSLTYVINDLNRFGITSVIDGGSSMGYPVGHEVLQALIRDNRLNIRFPFIDLQFGVVGSTPVDAEIRAITSVAPISPGENIHPAMVHGHEYEGTGEVLRVELHDHENFDKPAFIIDKDSMRRYIGEDVAKLVKRRIPFRMHISYDENITPFLDALENINQQIPFDGLRWSIEHAETISPGNIERVKKLGGGIALDDKMALHGDGFIKTYNKEKALQTPLLRHLVNSGVPLAMTTDGFRASSYNPWIGISWTVSGKSVSGSEVLVGDNRLTREEALKLYTLGAAWFEHHESEKGKIAPGNLADFALLNADYFTIPEEDIKNISSVLTVVDGRVVFGTAKYNNLAPKLPDVIPAWSPIKYFGGYYNTK, encoded by the coding sequence ATGAAATCAAATGCAATAGTTATATTCCTGATTGCGGCATTACATATGGTTGCTCTAAACGCCCAATCTGTTAAATCATTTGCCGGTGCTGATCTGATTGTCTTTAACGCAAAGATCACTACCCAGAACCCCGCGCAGCCAGAGGCTTCTGCACTGGCAGTTAAAAGAGGAAGAATTTACGCGGTAGGTAATGATATCGAAATCCTCAGCCTGAAAGACAGCAACACTAAAATGATAGATGCAGATGGCAAACGCCTGATACCGGGTTTGAGTGATGTTCACGTTCATGTACTGAATGAAAGAAACTATAATTATAATGTAAGGTGGGATGGGGTGCCCACACTGAAACAGGCATTAGAAATGCTGAGTGAGCAGGCAAAAAGAACACCGGAAGGGCAATGGGTAAAAGTGATTGGTGGCTGGTCGCCCTACCAGTTTAAGGAAAACAGATTTCCCACCATGGAGGAGCTAAAAAAGGCTGTACCCAATAGACCCTTTATCGTACAGTATGCCTATAATCAAGCCTTCTTAAACGATCTGGCTATGAAAGCTATGGGAGTTGGTACCCCGCGGTTTCCGATGTTTCCAGGAACTGTTTTTGAAAAAGACAAGCAGGGGCGTTATACAGGAGTCGTACATGGCTATTCATTTACATTCATTGCGATGGAAGGAATGGTGCCATTTCCTTCGTTTGAAGAGCAGGTCAATTCACTTACTTATGTTATTAATGACCTGAATCGTTTTGGAATTACTTCTGTTATTGATGGTGGCAGTTCTATGGGGTATCCGGTAGGACACGAAGTTCTGCAGGCATTGATCCGGGATAATCGCTTAAACATCCGTTTTCCGTTTATTGATCTGCAATTCGGTGTTGTTGGCAGTACTCCGGTTGATGCTGAGATCAGGGCTATAACAAGCGTTGCTCCTATTAGCCCGGGAGAAAACATTCATCCTGCAATGGTGCATGGGCATGAATATGAAGGTACCGGCGAAGTGTTAAGGGTAGAGCTGCACGATCACGAAAATTTTGATAAACCTGCATTTATTATTGACAAGGATTCTATGCGCCGATACATCGGGGAAGATGTAGCCAAATTGGTAAAGAGAAGGATTCCTTTCCGGATGCATATCAGTTACGACGAAAACATAACCCCTTTCCTGGATGCTTTAGAAAATATAAATCAACAAATACCTTTTGATGGCTTGCGCTGGAGTATAGAACATGCCGAAACTATCAGCCCCGGGAATATTGAAAGAGTGAAAAAGCTGGGCGGTGGCATTGCCCTGGATGATAAAATGGCGTTACATGGAGATGGTTTTATTAAGACCTACAACAAAGAAAAAGCATTGCAAACACCGCTATTGCGGCATCTGGTGAATAGTGGTGTTCCTTTGGCTATGACTACGGATGGATTCAGAGCGTCTTCTTATAATCCCTGGATTGGCATTAGCTGGACTGTTTCCGGTAAATCTGTATCAGGTTCAGAAGTACTGGTGGGGGATAATCGTTTAACACGGGAAGAAGCCCTGAAACTATACACGCTGGGGGCTGCCTGGTTCGAACATCATGAAAGTGAAAAAGGCAAAATAGCTCCGGGAAATCTGGCAGATTTTGCGTTGCTCAATGCTGACTATTTTACGATACCGGAAGAGGATATAAAAAACATCTCTTCCGTGTTAACAGTAGTGGATGGAAGAGTAGTGTTTGGTACGGCGAAGTATAACAACTTAGCTCCTAAGCTCCCGGATGTAATTCCTGCATGGTCTCCTATAAAATATTTCGGTGGTTATTACAATACAAAGTGA
- a CDS encoding pirin family protein has product MKKKVVHLVEGRRADVGEYKIYRLLPNHLVRAVGPFVFLDYAPPVLHAADEAPKVVNGSGAHPHRGIATLTYVLNGEADHFDSNGHHARVYSGGAQWMKAGTGIIHDEAMNPDPYTSDRLTQAFQFWVNLPAKNKAEQPDYLPVQADEIPKIGLENNAGWLKVVAGEYASHTSPIPAFLDQFIYHIHLQPGKTFLLDTQDSLEYAAFLPAASTAIINDVSYDARKTLFFDTQKSVVEIKNPSDVPVDIIVFGGAPYTEPFIARGSFVMNTAEEIDLAYSDYFEGRYGTINYKQKID; this is encoded by the coding sequence ATGAAAAAGAAAGTAGTTCATTTAGTAGAAGGCCGGAGGGCCGATGTGGGCGAATATAAAATCTATCGCCTGCTTCCTAACCATCTTGTTCGGGCAGTAGGACCATTTGTTTTCCTGGATTATGCACCGCCCGTTCTGCACGCCGCTGATGAAGCTCCTAAGGTAGTGAATGGTAGCGGAGCACACCCGCACCGGGGGATTGCCACTTTAACTTACGTGCTTAATGGGGAAGCCGATCACTTCGATAGTAATGGTCACCATGCCAGGGTGTATTCCGGTGGGGCACAGTGGATGAAGGCCGGGACGGGCATCATTCATGATGAAGCAATGAACCCGGATCCTTATACCAGCGACCGGTTGACACAGGCCTTCCAGTTCTGGGTGAATCTGCCCGCAAAAAATAAAGCAGAGCAGCCGGATTACCTTCCGGTACAGGCAGATGAAATACCCAAAATTGGGCTGGAAAATAATGCAGGCTGGCTGAAAGTAGTTGCGGGAGAATATGCAAGCCATACCTCTCCTATCCCTGCTTTCCTGGACCAGTTCATTTATCATATTCACCTGCAGCCTGGTAAAACATTTTTACTGGATACCCAGGACAGTTTGGAATATGCCGCATTTCTTCCGGCAGCAAGTACAGCAATCATAAATGATGTATCCTACGACGCCCGAAAAACGCTGTTTTTCGATACACAAAAATCAGTTGTCGAGATAAAGAATCCATCTGATGTACCTGTTGATATTATTGTGTTTGGCGGTGCACCATATACCGAGCCATTCATCGCTAGAGGGAGTTTTGTAATGAACACGGCTGAGGAAATAGACCTTGCCTATAGTGACTATTTTGAAGGCAGGTATGGCACCATCAACTATAAACAGAAAATAGATTAA
- a CDS encoding YceI family protein — protein MQTPEVLTRTKWAIDPMHSQIGFKVKHLMFTNVRGYFTEYDASIYTTGYDFLTAEIDFWINPASISTNQTQRDEHLKSADFFDAEHFKEITFKGNTYEKVDNGGDYYLFGDLTIKGITRRVKLYVEFNGIVKDPWGNEKAVFNIEGKISRKEWGLSWNAALEAGGVMVGDDVLIDIEVQLAKQEEAQD, from the coding sequence ATGCAAACACCAGAAGTATTAACCAGAACAAAATGGGCAATAGATCCCATGCACAGTCAGATCGGCTTTAAAGTAAAGCATCTGATGTTCACCAATGTGAGAGGATATTTTACAGAATATGATGCCAGCATCTATACTACCGGCTATGATTTTTTGACAGCCGAGATCGATTTCTGGATTAATCCGGCTTCCATTAGCACCAATCAAACCCAAAGGGACGAGCATTTGAAAAGCGCTGACTTTTTTGACGCGGAACATTTTAAAGAAATCACCTTCAAGGGGAACACTTATGAAAAAGTAGATAATGGGGGCGATTACTACCTGTTTGGAGATCTTACAATAAAAGGAATTACGAGGAGAGTTAAGTTATACGTAGAATTTAACGGTATTGTAAAAGATCCCTGGGGCAATGAAAAGGCTGTATTTAACATTGAGGGCAAAATCAGTCGCAAGGAATGGGGCCTAAGCTGGAATGCAGCTTTGGAGGCCGGCGGAGTAATGGTAGGTGACGATGTGTTGATTGATATTGAAGTGCAGCTGGCGAAACAGGAGGAAGCGCAGGATTAG